One genomic region from Quercus robur chromosome 4, dhQueRobu3.1, whole genome shotgun sequence encodes:
- the LOC126723617 gene encoding uncharacterized protein LOC126723617 produces the protein MMSGDNFTDGFGKTRPALADVTNHKRGFLFDSGDLGLKSGDGYGGNVYGEDGNLRIAKKVCLGVENSVKNKCESKFGVVDVSEKDLSPTCSEVGTSLENVASAVVNLPDKSKETLNIFDGIVHLVKDDRIRESSVEVGDASRDSCVSSVSMPVFSEPCKKDCRVVGGKCRDEEVRLTSGVTQVSEGLVTRVFKDNEKDLGLGNLTSSNYGSIESSRLPKSHGSKIHKLERCTGLKGDGCANLNAGDNILKGCSCSFCLTASYIWSDLHYQDIKGRISVLKKSQKEASILVQRLKETGTHGQGNSKSLNLESDLTSQWKSLFIRMEDIFVHESNQLHASFNTLKDLRENCKMDLEMINGMASEKL, from the exons ATGATGAGTGGAGATAATTTCACAGATGGGTTTGGCAAAACCCGTCCGGCTTTAGCCGATGTGACCAATCATAAAAGGGGGTTTTTGTTTGATTCAGGTGATTTGGGGCTTAAATCTGGTGATGGGTATGGTGGAAATGTGTATGGTGAAGATGGGAATTTGCGGATTGCGAAAAAAGTGTGTTTAGGAGTTGAAAATTCAGTCAAAAACAAATGTGAAAGTAAGTTTGGAGTTGTAGATGTTAGTGAAAAGGATTTGTCCCCTACTTGTAGTGAGGTTGGTACTTCACTGGAGAATGTTGCCTCTGCTGTTGTAAACTTACCTGATAAAAGTAAGGAGACATTGAATATTTTTGATGGTATTGTCCATCTTGTTAAAGATGACAGAATACGTGAAAGTAGTGTGGAGGTTGGTGATGCATCAAGAGATAGTTGTGTGTCTAGTGTTTCGATGCCTGTGTTTTCTGAACCGTGCAAGAAAGATTGTCGTGTGGTTGGAGGGAAGTGTCGAGATGAGGAAGTGAGACTCACTTCTGGTGTTACACAAGTAAGCGAAGGATTAGTAACGCGTGTTTTCAAAGATAATGAGAAGGATCTTGGTCTTGGTAATTTGACCTCAAGCAATTATGGGTCTATTGAGTCGTCTAGATTGCCTAAGTCACATGGTTCTAAGATCCATAAATTGGAAAGATGTACTGGACTTAAGGGTGATGGTTGTGCTAATCTAAATGCTGGTGACAATATTCTCAAAGGTTGCTCTTGTTCATTTTGCTTGACAG CTAGTTATATTTGGTCGGACCTCCATTACCAGGATATCAAGGGTAGAATATCTG TGTTGAAGAAGAGTCAGAAAGAAGCAAGCATCTTGGTTCAAAGGCTGAAGGAGACTGGCACTCATGGCCAAGGAAACAGTAAATCATTGAATTTAGAATCTGATCTCACGAGTCAGTGGAAGTCACTCTTTATTCGAATGGAGGATATTTTTGTTCATGAAAGCAACCAGCTT CACGCCAGTTTTAATACGCTAAAGGATTTGAGAGAGAACTGCAAGATGGATCTGGAGATGATCAATGGAATGGCTTCAGAAAAACTTTAG